The Arachis hypogaea cultivar Tifrunner chromosome 16, arahy.Tifrunner.gnm2.J5K5, whole genome shotgun sequence genome contains a region encoding:
- the LOC112758458 gene encoding long chain acyl-CoA synthetase 1 isoform X3: MEACCAHSLVCVPFYDTLGPGAVNFIIDHGEVDFAFVQDKKVKELLNPECKSAQRLKAIVCFTSLTEEEKHKATSMGIKPYSWEEFLNMGKEKPSSIEPPQAQTICTIMYTSGTSGDPKGVVLTHENISALVKGLDLFMEQFEEKMTAEDVYLSFLPLAHSLDRTVEEFVFHKGASVGYYHGDVKALSDDLMELKPTLFVGVPRVFEKIHEGIKKAVEELSPLRRKVFETLYKYKLGWMNKGYKQRKASPLADLLAFRKVKARLGGRIRLIVSGGAPLSPEVEEFLRVTTCSFVCQGYGLTETCGSTTLAFPDEICMVGTVGPVSVYNEVKLEEVPEMGYNPLGNPPCGEICLRGKTVFTSYYKNPELTREAIKDGWFHTGDIGELLPNGVLKVIDRKKNLIKLSQGEYIALEHLENIYAVTPIIEDVWVYGNSFKSVLVAVVVPNQQITEKWAYSNGHMAPFSQLCSLPQLMNHVLSELKLTAERNKLKGFENVKGVILEPHPFDMERDLVTATMKKRRNNMLKYYQAAIDQVYRNLNGGKA; encoded by the exons GCTTGTTGTGCGCACAGCTTGGTTTGTGTGCCTTTCTATGACACACTTG GGCCTGGTGCTGTAAATTTTATCATAGATCATGGAGAAGTAGATTTTGCCTTTGTCCAAGACAAGAAGGTTAAAGAA CTTTTGAATCCTGAATGTAAATCGGCTCAACGGCTGAAAG CAATAGTGTGCTTCACTTCATTAACTGAGGAAGAGAAACATAAGGCAACCAGCATGGGAATCAAGCCATATTCATGGGAAGAGTTCTTGAACATG GGCAAAGAAAAACCATCAAGTATTGAGCCACCTCAGGCTCAGACAATCTGCACAATAATGTATACAAGTGGAACCAGTGGAGATCCTAAGGGTGTTGTTTTAACCCATGAAAACATATCAGCTTTGGTTAAAGGACTAGATCTTTTCATGGAACAATTTGAAGAAAAG ATGACTGCGGAAGATGTGTATCTATCCTTCCTCCCTTTGGCTCATAGCCTTGATCGCACGGTTGAGGAGTTCGTTTTCCATAAGGGTGCTTCTGTTGGTTACTACCATGGG GATGTAAAAGCATTGAGTGATGATTTAATGGAGTTGAAGCCAACATTGTTTGTTGGGGTCCCTCGAGTTTTCGAAAAGATCCATGAAG GCATTaagaaagcagtagaagaactCAGTCCACTGAGGAGAAAAGTTTTTGAAACCCTCTACAAATA CAAACTCGGTTGGATGAACAAAGGATATAAACAAAGAAAGGCATCACCTCTAGCAGATCTATTAGCCTTTAGAAAG GTCAAAGCTCGGCTAGGTGGGCGTATTCGACTAATAGTATCTGGTGGTGCACCCTTGAGCCCTGAGGTTGAAGAGTTCTTGCGTGTTACTACTTGTTCCTTTGTATGTCAAGGTTATG GTTTAACTGAAACTTGTGGTTCAACTACTCTGGCCTTTCCTGACGAGATATGCATGGTTGGAACTGTTGGTCCTGTTTCTGTGTACAATGAAGTGAAGCTTGAGGAGGTTCCAGAGATGGGTTACAACCCTCTTGGAAATCCTCCATGTGGTGAGATATGTTTGAGAGGGAAAACCGTCTTCACCAGCTACTACAAGAACCCTGAGTTAACAAGAGAAGCCATAAAAGATGGATGGTTTCACACTGGAGACATAGGAGAATTGCTACCTAATGGTGTTCTTAAGGTCATTGATAGGAAGAAGAATCTCATCAAACTCTCTCAAGGAGAGTATATAGCACTGGAGCATTTGGAAAATATCTATGCTGTTACTCCAATAATAGAAGAT GTGTGGGTTTATGGGAATAGCTTCAAGTCAGTACTGGTTGCTGTGGTAGTTCCAAATCAACAAATTACTGAAAAATGGGCCTATTCAAATGGCCACATGGCTCCTTTCTCTCAACTATGTTCCCTTCCCCAATTGATGAATCATGTCCTATCAGAGCTCAAGCTCACTGCCGAGAGAAACAAG TTGAAGGGCTTTGAAAATGTAAAAGGGGTGATATTAGAGCCTCATCCATTTGATATGGAAAGAGACTTGGTGACAGcaacaatgaaaaagagaagaaacaatATGCTCAAGTATTATCAG GCGGCAATTGACCAAGTATACAGAAATTTGAATGGAGGCAAAGCATAA
- the LOC112756507 gene encoding probable pre-mRNA-splicing factor ATP-dependent RNA helicase DEAH2 isoform X2: MMIACTQPRRVAAMSVSRRVAEEMDVTIGEEVGYSIRFEDCSSSRTVLKYLTDGMLLREAMTDPLLEQYKVIILDEAHERTLATDVLFGLMKEVLKNRHDLKLVVMSATLEAEKFQGYFSGAPLMNVPGRLHPVEIFYTQEPERDYLEAAIRTVMQIHMGEPSGDILVFLTGEEEIEDACRKISKEISNLGDQVGPVKVVSLYSTLPPAMQQKIFEPPPPPLKEGGPPGRKIIVSTNIAETSLTIDGIVYVIDPGFSKQKVYNPRVRVESLLVSPISKASAHQRSGRAGRTQPGKCFRLYTEKSFNNDLQPQTYPEILRSNLANSVLTLKKLGIDDLVHFDFMDPPAPETLMRALEVLNYLGALDDDGTLTKLGEIMSEFPLDPQMSKMLIVSPEFNCSNEILSMCAMLSAPNCFVRPREAQKAADEAKARFGHIDGDHLTLLNVYHAYKQNNEDPSWCYDNFVNQRALKSADNVRQQLVRIMARFSLKLCSTDFNSRDYYINIRKAMLAGYFMQVAHLERTGHYLTVKDNQVVHLHPSTCLDHKPEWVIYNEYVLTSRNFIRTVTDIRGGWLVDIAPHYYDLSNFPHCEAKGVLERLYKKKKKGKEEARKHK; the protein is encoded by the exons ATGATGATTGCGTGCACTCAGCCTCGGAGAGTGGCTGCAATGTCTGTTTCCCGGCGTGTGGCTGAAGAGATGGATGTAACGATTGGAGAAGAGGTTGGTTATAGTATCAGATTTGAAGACTGCAGCAGTTCAAGGACAGTTTTGAA GTATCTCACAGATGGTATGCTTTTAAGAGAAGCAATGACAGATCCACTCTTGGAACAATATAAAGTAATTATTCTCGATGAGGCACATGAAAGGACTTTGGCTACAGATGTGCTATTTGGCCTTATGAAGGAAGTTCTTAAAAATAGACATGACTTAAAGTTAGTCGTAATGAGTGCGACTCTAGAAGCTGAAAAGTTCCAGGGCTACTTTAGTGGTGCCCCTCTTATGAATGTTCCAGGAAGGCTGCATCCTGTTGAAATTTTTTATACTCAGGAACCTGAAAGAGATTACCTGGAGGCTGCTATTAGGACGGTGATGCAGATACACATGGGCGAACCTTCTGGGGATATACTTGTTTTTCTAACGGGAGAGGAAGAGATAGAAGATGCATGCCGCAAAATATCTAAAGAAATTTCAAATTTGGGAGATCAGGTGGGCCCTGTGAAAGTGGTATCCCTCTATTCCACTCTTCCCCCAGCTATGCAGCAGAAAATTTTTgaaccacctccacctccactaAAGGAGGGTGGACCTCCTGGAAGGAAAATTATTGTGTCAACAAACATAGCTGAAACCTCCTTAACAATTGATGGCATTGTCTATGTTATTGACCCTGGTTTCTCTAAGCAGAAGGTTTATAACCCACGAGTTCGTGTTGAGTCTTTATTAGTGTCACCAATATCAAAAGCAAGTGCGCATCAGAGATCAGGACGTGCTGGAAGAACTCAACCAGGGAAATGTTTTAGACTTTATACTGAGAAAAGTTTCAATAACGATCTACAGCCTCAGACCTATCCCGAAATTTTGAGATCAAATCTTGCCAACTCTGTTCTTACCTTGAAGAAACTGGGTATAGATGATTTAGTGCATTTTGATTTCATGGACCCTCCTGCCCCTGAGACCTTGATGCGTGCATTGGAAGTGTTGAATTACTTGGGAGCACTGGACGATGATGGTACCTTAACAAAGTTGGGAGAGATTATGAGTGAATTTCCCTTGGATCCACAGATGTCAAAGATGCTTATTGTGAGTCCCGAATTCAACTGTTCAAATGAGATTCTGTCAATGTGTGCCATGCTTTCAG CCCCCAATTGCTTTGTCCGGCCTAGGGAAGCACAAAAAGCTGCTGATGAAGCTAAAGCTAGGTTTGGGCACATTGATGGGGATCATCTCACACTCTTGAATGTCTACCATGCATACAAGCAAAATA ATGAGGATCCCTCTTGGTGCTACGATAACTTTGTTAATCAAAGGGCACTGAAATCAGCTGATAATGTTAGACAACAGTTAGTGCGTATCATGGCCCGGTTTAGCCTCAAGTTATGCAGCACCGACTTCAATAGTCGTGACTACTACATCAACATAAGGAAAGCTATGTTAGCTGGATATTTCATGCAGGTAGCTCATCTGGAGCGAACAGGACATTACTTGACAGTGAAAGACAATCAG GTGGTGCATTTGCATCCATCAACTTGTCTTGACCACAAACCTGAATGGGTTATCTATAATGAATATGTTCTTACTAGTCGAAATTTTATTCGCACTGTGACGGACATTCGTGGGGGGTG GTTGGTTGATATAGCACCACACTACTATGATTTGTCAAATTTTCCTCATTGCGAGGCCAAGGGTGTTCTTGAGAGACtctacaagaagaaaaagaagggaaaggaggaagcCAGGAAGCACAAATGA
- the LOC112756507 gene encoding probable pre-mRNA-splicing factor ATP-dependent RNA helicase DEAH2 isoform X1: protein MGTERNRIACLFDVVDDGTAKMSESGGGATNNNHLINRWTGRPFSQRYFEILEKRKSLPVWHQKHQFLRTLAHNQILILVGETGSGKTTQIPQFVLNAVDLETPDKCRKMMIACTQPRRVAAMSVSRRVAEEMDVTIGEEVGYSIRFEDCSSSRTVLKYLTDGMLLREAMTDPLLEQYKVIILDEAHERTLATDVLFGLMKEVLKNRHDLKLVVMSATLEAEKFQGYFSGAPLMNVPGRLHPVEIFYTQEPERDYLEAAIRTVMQIHMGEPSGDILVFLTGEEEIEDACRKISKEISNLGDQVGPVKVVSLYSTLPPAMQQKIFEPPPPPLKEGGPPGRKIIVSTNIAETSLTIDGIVYVIDPGFSKQKVYNPRVRVESLLVSPISKASAHQRSGRAGRTQPGKCFRLYTEKSFNNDLQPQTYPEILRSNLANSVLTLKKLGIDDLVHFDFMDPPAPETLMRALEVLNYLGALDDDGTLTKLGEIMSEFPLDPQMSKMLIVSPEFNCSNEILSMCAMLSAPNCFVRPREAQKAADEAKARFGHIDGDHLTLLNVYHAYKQNNEDPSWCYDNFVNQRALKSADNVRQQLVRIMARFSLKLCSTDFNSRDYYINIRKAMLAGYFMQVAHLERTGHYLTVKDNQVVHLHPSTCLDHKPEWVIYNEYVLTSRNFIRTVTDIRGGWLVDIAPHYYDLSNFPHCEAKGVLERLYKKKKKGKEEARKHK from the exons ATGGGTACAGAGAGAAACAGGATAGCGTGCTTGTTCGACGTGGTTGACGACGGCACCGCTAAGATGTCGGAATCCGGCGGTGGAGCcaccaacaacaaccacctcatcAATCGGTGGACCGGGAGGCCTTTTTCGCAGAGGTACTTTGAGATTCtggagaagaggaagagtctTCCCGTTTGGCACCAGAAACACCAGTTCTTGCGAACTCTCGCCCATAACCAGATTCTCATTCTCGTCGGTGAAACTGGCAGTGGCAAAACCACGCAG ATTCCTCAATTTGTTTTGAATGCTGTTGATTTAGAAACACCAGATAAATGCAGGAAGATGATGATTGCGTGCACTCAGCCTCGGAGAGTGGCTGCAATGTCTGTTTCCCGGCGTGTGGCTGAAGAGATGGATGTAACGATTGGAGAAGAGGTTGGTTATAGTATCAGATTTGAAGACTGCAGCAGTTCAAGGACAGTTTTGAA GTATCTCACAGATGGTATGCTTTTAAGAGAAGCAATGACAGATCCACTCTTGGAACAATATAAAGTAATTATTCTCGATGAGGCACATGAAAGGACTTTGGCTACAGATGTGCTATTTGGCCTTATGAAGGAAGTTCTTAAAAATAGACATGACTTAAAGTTAGTCGTAATGAGTGCGACTCTAGAAGCTGAAAAGTTCCAGGGCTACTTTAGTGGTGCCCCTCTTATGAATGTTCCAGGAAGGCTGCATCCTGTTGAAATTTTTTATACTCAGGAACCTGAAAGAGATTACCTGGAGGCTGCTATTAGGACGGTGATGCAGATACACATGGGCGAACCTTCTGGGGATATACTTGTTTTTCTAACGGGAGAGGAAGAGATAGAAGATGCATGCCGCAAAATATCTAAAGAAATTTCAAATTTGGGAGATCAGGTGGGCCCTGTGAAAGTGGTATCCCTCTATTCCACTCTTCCCCCAGCTATGCAGCAGAAAATTTTTgaaccacctccacctccactaAAGGAGGGTGGACCTCCTGGAAGGAAAATTATTGTGTCAACAAACATAGCTGAAACCTCCTTAACAATTGATGGCATTGTCTATGTTATTGACCCTGGTTTCTCTAAGCAGAAGGTTTATAACCCACGAGTTCGTGTTGAGTCTTTATTAGTGTCACCAATATCAAAAGCAAGTGCGCATCAGAGATCAGGACGTGCTGGAAGAACTCAACCAGGGAAATGTTTTAGACTTTATACTGAGAAAAGTTTCAATAACGATCTACAGCCTCAGACCTATCCCGAAATTTTGAGATCAAATCTTGCCAACTCTGTTCTTACCTTGAAGAAACTGGGTATAGATGATTTAGTGCATTTTGATTTCATGGACCCTCCTGCCCCTGAGACCTTGATGCGTGCATTGGAAGTGTTGAATTACTTGGGAGCACTGGACGATGATGGTACCTTAACAAAGTTGGGAGAGATTATGAGTGAATTTCCCTTGGATCCACAGATGTCAAAGATGCTTATTGTGAGTCCCGAATTCAACTGTTCAAATGAGATTCTGTCAATGTGTGCCATGCTTTCAG CCCCCAATTGCTTTGTCCGGCCTAGGGAAGCACAAAAAGCTGCTGATGAAGCTAAAGCTAGGTTTGGGCACATTGATGGGGATCATCTCACACTCTTGAATGTCTACCATGCATACAAGCAAAATA ATGAGGATCCCTCTTGGTGCTACGATAACTTTGTTAATCAAAGGGCACTGAAATCAGCTGATAATGTTAGACAACAGTTAGTGCGTATCATGGCCCGGTTTAGCCTCAAGTTATGCAGCACCGACTTCAATAGTCGTGACTACTACATCAACATAAGGAAAGCTATGTTAGCTGGATATTTCATGCAGGTAGCTCATCTGGAGCGAACAGGACATTACTTGACAGTGAAAGACAATCAG GTGGTGCATTTGCATCCATCAACTTGTCTTGACCACAAACCTGAATGGGTTATCTATAATGAATATGTTCTTACTAGTCGAAATTTTATTCGCACTGTGACGGACATTCGTGGGGGGTG GTTGGTTGATATAGCACCACACTACTATGATTTGTCAAATTTTCCTCATTGCGAGGCCAAGGGTGTTCTTGAGAGACtctacaagaagaaaaagaagggaaaggaggaagcCAGGAAGCACAAATGA